A region of Saimiri boliviensis isolate mSaiBol1 chromosome 8, mSaiBol1.pri, whole genome shotgun sequence DNA encodes the following proteins:
- the RPL32 gene encoding large ribosomal subunit protein eL32 isoform X2, whose amino-acid sequence MAALRPLVKPKIVKKRTKKFIRHQSDRYVKIKRNWRKPRGIDNRVRRRFKGQILMPNIGYGSNKKTKHMLPSGFRKFLVHNVKELEVLLMCNKSYCAEIAHNVSSKNRKAIVERAAQLAIRVTNPNARLRSEENE is encoded by the exons ATGGCCGCCCTTAGACCCCTTGTGAAACCCAAGATCGTCAAAAAGAGAACCAAGAAGTTCATCCGGCACCAGTCGGACCGATACGTCAAAATTAAG CGTAACTGGCGGAAACCCAGAGGTATTGACAACAGGGTTCGTAGAAGGTTCAAGGGCCAGATCTTGATGCCTAACATTGGTTATGGgagcaacaagaaaacaaagcacatgCTGCCCAGTGGCTTCCGGAAGTTCCTGGTCCACAACGTTAAGGAGCTGGAAGTGCTGCTGATGTGCAACAA ATCTTACTGTGCTGAGATTGCTCACAATGTTTCCTCCAAGAACCGCAAAGCCATCGTGGAAAGAGCTGCCCAGCTGGCCATCAGAGTCACCAACCCCAATGCCAGGCTGCGCAGCGAAGAAAATGAGTAG
- the RPL32 gene encoding large ribosomal subunit protein eL32 isoform X1: MAALRPLVKPKIVKKRTKKFIRHQSDRYVKIKRNWRKPRGIDNRVRRRFKGQILMPNIGYGSNKKTKHMLPSGFRKFLVHNVKELEVLLMCNKNGKVGKQTSHCRNSPLPTTEHVISDLESAGWNVVRPFQMTGVLQSGKCQSQGDAFQMILLC, encoded by the exons ATGGCCGCCCTTAGACCCCTTGTGAAACCCAAGATCGTCAAAAAGAGAACCAAGAAGTTCATCCGGCACCAGTCGGACCGATACGTCAAAATTAAG CGTAACTGGCGGAAACCCAGAGGTATTGACAACAGGGTTCGTAGAAGGTTCAAGGGCCAGATCTTGATGCCTAACATTGGTTATGGgagcaacaagaaaacaaagcacatgCTGCCCAGTGGCTTCCGGAAGTTCCTGGTCCACAACGTTAAGGAGCTGGAAGTGCTGCTGATGTGCAACAA GAATGGAAAAGTGGGGAAACAAACTAGTCACTGTCGCAACAGTCCACTGCCAACAACTGAACATGTCATTAGTGACTTGGAAAGTGCTGGATGGAATGTTGTGCGTCCATTCCAGATGACTGGAGTGTTACAGTCTGGAAAGTGCCAAAGCCAGGGGGACGCATTTCAAATG ATCTTACTGTGCTGA